TCTTCGTCGTGAGTGGTGGCATTTTGACTTTTTAGAAAGTCTTGACGGAGTAGAGGAATACAAGGCTGATTCAGGCATCCAATTTAAGGGAGTAGAAACAAAAGCTCGTGCCATAAGGGTCGTGGACACTGTAGATTTTACTACTCACCCGATGATTGATCATTATAAGTTTTTACACTCAATTGCAGGGGATCAACACGTGCCTAAGTTCACAATTCCAAGCCCTAATATGCTGCTTGCCAGAGGGAACATTAATAAAGATGTTTACAATCAGGAAGAAGACCTGCTGGCAGACTTAACGAAAGCTTACCAAAAAGCTATTCAAGCTTTTTACGATGCAGGCTGCCGCTATTTACAGCTGGACGATACATCCTGGGCAGGTTTTTTCTCAGACGAAGGAATTCAAAAAATGAAAGACCGTGGACAGGATCCGGACAAAATGAGAAAGTTGTTTGTACGGGCTGTTAATGATTCCATAGCCAAGCGTCCAGATGATATGGTGATTACGATGCATATCTGCCGTGGGAATTTCCGCTCTACGTATATGACTTCCGGTGATTACGAAGCTGTAGCCAGCGCAATTTTCGGCCAGTTAAATGTCAATGGACTTTTCCTTGAATTTGATGATGAACGCTCAGGAGGATTCGAGCCTCTTCGGCATGTAAATAGAGATGATCTTTTCATAGTCCTCGGGCTTATCACTTCAAAAACCGGAGAACTTGAGAACAAAGACCGTATCAAACAACGCATCGAAGAAGCAGCCAGCTATGTTCCTTATGAACAACTCTGCTTAAGCCCTCAATGTGGATTTGCTTCCACTGAAGAAGGAAATGTTCTAACGGAAGAAGAACAATGGGCTAAAATCCGTCACGTAGTAGAAATTGCAGAAGACGTTTGGGGAAAATAATGGTGTGCAGCTGCCTAGTTAACGATTAGGCAGCTGTTTATTTTTCTTTGCGCTTATTGATACAGGCCTGCTCAAGAAGAATAGGAGCAACATTTGTTATTCAGTCATTCGGTGACTCATACATCAACTCGTTTCCCTAAAGAATTCCTTTCATGAAAAAGAAAAAGCTCCCTTTATGCTGTATGGAAAGTATCATTTATCCTTTTTTCCCCCCCAAGCTTCCTGAACGGTGGCTGGATAATTCTAAAGCAAAAGGATAAATCAGCACCACACTTATAAAAGAGCCTGCGAAAGCGGAAATGACTATTCTCATTAAAGATAAATGAAGAATGTTCGCAAGGATCAGGATAAGAATCCAGACAGGTAATGTTAACGTTACAAAACGTTGAGAGGAACCCACGGTCTGGAATTGAGCAGCCCCGCAATAGATACACTTCTGCCCTTGTCTATTTATTATAAAAAAGCTCTTTATCACTTCTTTGTAAGGCCATTTTCTACCACAGCATTGACAAATAGGCATAAAAAAACTCCTAACACACAATAATAATTACCTTAATTTGTAAATTCCCTCTCTTATTGTAAAATAAACCAAAAAAGGTACCTCTCCGATTGAAGAGGCACCTGGATGCACGACCCTATTCATTTATCTATGTTCATCTACTTTTCGAGGTTTTACTCAAATATTCGCGTGTTTGTCATAATAATCAAGGCGACAAGTATAAAGATAAACGTACTCCAATTAAAAATGCTTAGTTTTTGGGCATTTGCTTTTAAGCTATCTTCCGGAGCTTCTGCCCGAAGGATCCGTTTGAAATTTCTTTGAATCATTCCTATCGTTGCTCCTAATAGAAATAGAAGAGCGAGAGCTGACACCGTCCATAATAAGGAAGGAGACCGGGAATAATGCCAAACCAGCCAGCTTCCTGAAAGAAGCAGCAGCACAAGGGCGTAATGACCGGTTCGGCAATAACTAATGATACCGCGAAGAAACCCATGAAGTTCCTCTCTGCGACAAGTGAACAGGGGCTTCATTAAAAAAGGAAGGATTAGAAAACTACCTAATAATACTGCACTAAGTACATGAATAAATATAATGGCTTGATACATATTGATCTCCTCCACATCAGCACTTTTAGCTCATTAAACTTGGTTGATGAAACTTTTTCCCCGATTATTACGTAGTGTTAGGTAAAGGCTAAGGAGTGAAGCAAATGAATATCGCCGTTTGGGTCGCCGTCTTTATAGCCATTTTTGCAGGGGTTTATTATTCTTCCAATGAAAAAAAGAAATAATCATGTCCATCAGTATACTATTCCTGACTAATAACCGTAACAGGATCTTTTGGAAAAACGACAACTGTCATGAAAAAGTCACAAACCAGCACTCTCTATGTTTAAGAGAGTGCTGGTTTAATGGATCACACTTAGTTGAGTTCGATAATCATTTTTGATAGATTTCTAATGATATCCCCGCGGCTGATTACTCCTGTGACTACTCCTGAGTCATTTAACACAGGCAGTTTCTTAAAATGGTGTTGAGAAAATAACCGTACAGCCTGCTCAAACTCCTCGTCTTCACGAATGATATAAAGATGCTTCGTTCGCATGGCTTCTTCTACCTGGTCGTTGATTTTTTCTGCCAGCACTTCTTTTTCCGTCTGGCCTTCTTCCACATATACGGTGTAAAATAAATCGTGGACCGCTTCTTCTTTTGGTGAAAGGTAACGAATCACATCCCCATCACTGACCATTCCAAGAAGTTCCTCTTTTTCATTGACTACAGGTACGCCTCCAATCCGGTGCTTAACAAGTATGCGAAGTAACTCTTTTAAAGAAGTTTGCGGGTGAACATGAATGACATCATGAATCATAAATTCTTTCACTAACATGTTTATTTCCTCCCCCTCTTATGTTGGTTCCTCAATGAACTTCTACATCGTCTACGTGATGAACATGCTGCTGGTTTACAAAAACAAATACAACTGAAATCAATACAAACACTCCCCCTACAATAAACGGGAGATTAGGTGAATACCATTCAGCTAGTTTCCCAGCAAGAAACGGCGCAATCGCTCCACCGATAAAGCGTAGAAAACTGTAAGCTGCTGATGCCGTTGACCGCTCAATCGGCGCAGCATTCATCACGGCTGTAGTAATTAAAGTATTATTATTCCCTAACAAAGCCCCAGCAAACACCACACAAGCTATAATCACCCACTGTGTAGACGTCCAGATTCCCATTACAATCAACACGAGGGCAAACAAAGTAAGCATCGTACACATTGAGGAGATGGTTCCGTATTTCTTTTGCAGCTTTGGTGCCATAAAGACTGACGTGACCGCCAGGAGTACTCCCCAACCAATGAAGACTAATCCAATCCCGTGTTCATCCAGACCCATCACAAACGGGGCATAAGCTAATAATGTAAAAAAACCGAAGTTATACAGACATGCTGTCAACCCAAATACTACAATCGAACGGTGCTTCATAGCTCGAAAAGGATCCAGAATCGACGTGCGGGTTCCTTTGGTTGAATGACTGCTTGCATCACCAGCCGGCATAAGCGTAATTAGGAAAATAAAACCGATGACCATAAGTACTCCTACTCCAATGAATGGACCTCTCCAAGTCATTCCTCCTAAAAAACCTCCCAAAAGAGGGCCTACAGAGATACCTAAACCAATCGCTGCTTCATATAAAATAACTGCTTTTGCCGTGCCATTATTTGAAAGTGTAACAATTGCTGTCAGCGCTGTAGCTACGAAGAGGGCATTTCCAAAACCCCAGCCTCCTCGCAGCCCCACAATTGTCCAAACATCATTTGAAAGACCACCTAATGTAGAAAATAAAGCGATGACCACTACTCCAGAAATTAACGTCATTTTTGTACCAAATTTAGATGATATAACGCCGGTTACGAGCATCGCTACCGCCATAACGGCATTATAGCTTGTAAACAGCAAAGTTACTTCACTTGGAGTAGCATCCAGTTGAGATGCAATGGCTGGCAGAATAGGATCTACAAGACCAAGCCCCATAAAAGCAATAATACAAGCAAAAAAAACAGCCCAGACAGCTTTCGGCTGTTTATTATGCTGGGCATCCTCCATAGCTGCATGGCTTGTCATCGATGACATATTTCATTACTCCTTTTCATAGTTCGCTATTGCCTTACAAACACGATGATAATAATCATCGGTATTGTCTTTGATATCTTGAATTTTTTTCAATTTGTCATGGACCATTTCTCGTTCTCTTTCAAGAATTTTCTTGAAGTTGTATAGCTTTTCCAGCTTCACCTTTGTGTCTTGGGTTTGCTTAATATCTTCCAGATTAAGGGAAACCTCTTCCCTAATCTCCACAAAATCACGGACTTCCTCCAAAGAAATTCCAAGCACTTCGCGGGCGTTCACAATTTGATTCAGCCGGTTAATATGCTGGGCATTATACGTCCGATATCCACCATCCGTTCGTGCTG
This Halobacillus salinarum DNA region includes the following protein-coding sequences:
- a CDS encoding 5-methyltetrahydropteroyltriglutamate--homocysteine S-methyltransferase, with amino-acid sequence MSISTVTAPFRGDHVGSFLRPESIKEARKKYFNNQISSDELTTIENEEIIKLVEKQKQAGLKSVTDGDLRREWWHFDFLESLDGVEEYKADSGIQFKGVETKARAIRVVDTVDFTTHPMIDHYKFLHSIAGDQHVPKFTIPSPNMLLARGNINKDVYNQEEDLLADLTKAYQKAIQAFYDAGCRYLQLDDTSWAGFFSDEGIQKMKDRGQDPDKMRKLFVRAVNDSIAKRPDDMVITMHICRGNFRSTYMTSGDYEAVASAIFGQLNVNGLFLEFDDERSGGFEPLRHVNRDDLFIVLGLITSKTGELENKDRIKQRIEEAASYVPYEQLCLSPQCGFASTEEGNVLTEEEQWAKIRHVVEIAEDVWGK
- a CDS encoding TIGR04104 family putative zinc finger protein; protein product: MPICQCCGRKWPYKEVIKSFFIINRQGQKCIYCGAAQFQTVGSSQRFVTLTLPVWILILILANILHLSLMRIVISAFAGSFISVVLIYPFALELSSHRSGSLGGKKG
- a CDS encoding CBS domain-containing protein, with the protein product MLVKEFMIHDVIHVHPQTSLKELLRILVKHRIGGVPVVNEKEELLGMVSDGDVIRYLSPKEEAVHDLFYTVYVEEGQTEKEVLAEKINDQVEEAMRTKHLYIIREDEEFEQAVRLFSQHHFKKLPVLNDSGVVTGVISRGDIIRNLSKMIIELN
- a CDS encoding MFS transporter: MTSHAAMEDAQHNKQPKAVWAVFFACIIAFMGLGLVDPILPAIASQLDATPSEVTLLFTSYNAVMAVAMLVTGVISSKFGTKMTLISGVVVIALFSTLGGLSNDVWTIVGLRGGWGFGNALFVATALTAIVTLSNNGTAKAVILYEAAIGLGISVGPLLGGFLGGMTWRGPFIGVGVLMVIGFIFLITLMPAGDASSHSTKGTRTSILDPFRAMKHRSIVVFGLTACLYNFGFFTLLAYAPFVMGLDEHGIGLVFIGWGVLLAVTSVFMAPKLQKKYGTISSMCTMLTLFALVLIVMGIWTSTQWVIIACVVFAGALLGNNNTLITTAVMNAAPIERSTASAAYSFLRFIGGAIAPFLAGKLAEWYSPNLPFIVGGVFVLISVVFVFVNQQHVHHVDDVEVH
- a CDS encoding MerR family transcriptional regulator, producing MAEYKIDEVARKSGLTKRTIRYYEEIGLLFPAARTDGGYRTYNAQHINRLNQIVNAREVLGISLEEVRDFVEIREEVSLNLEDIKQTQDTKVKLEKLYNFKKILEREREMVHDKLKKIQDIKDNTDDYYHRVCKAIANYEKE